One Pecten maximus chromosome 7, xPecMax1.1, whole genome shotgun sequence genomic window carries:
- the LOC117330407 gene encoding potassium voltage-gated channel subfamily A member 1-like, which translates to MAVPFITNQSRYRRPMSRNRNQDQDADGDLWLFQSPESTKGAGSSRSSDDKELDAELIVCLETCCNGNTSPHTCCLSTCDRFTINVSGQYYELWATIVNRHPTTLLGNPRKRLKYFDKRRNEFFFDRHRPTFESIFNYYMYGGKIRRPDPVPDDIFLRELDFYEIEKEVVDLYKDEEGYIQEKMELPENKWKRKIWMLMEYPETSPFAYVVAIVSVVITLLSIVLFCVETLPGLSEKECIDGRPNFMEPFFIMETVCTIWFTLEVFVRLFSCPSKIKYFKDFKNIVDITAIVPYYVSLSNLLAPDGCNNASSGASLAFLRVVRLVRIFKLTKHSAGLQVLILTFKASIQGLMLFLVAMVVCVLLFSSAIYYAEHGIPEAQIKSIPDGFWWAVITMCTVGYGDKVPVGPLGKIIGSVCALAGVLTLAIPVPIITENFNKFYAHKTGRLRM; encoded by the coding sequence ATGGCAGTTCCGTTCATCACGAATCAGTCCCGGTACCGGAGACCAATGAGTCGGAATAGAAACCAGGACCAGGATGCGGACGGTGACCTGTGGCTGTTCCAGTCACCGGAGTCCACAAAAGGAGCTGGAAGTAGCCGCAGCAGCGATGATAAGGAACTGGATGCAGAGCTCATCGTCTGCCTGGAAACGTGTTGTAACGGAAATACGTCACCTCATACCTGCTGTCTCAGTACTTGTGACCGCTTTACCATTAACGTGAGCGGTCAGTACTATGAGCTCTGGGCTACAATAGTCAACCGCCACCCTACAACACTACTCGGCAATCCGCGAAAAcgattaaaatattttgataaaagaagAAACGAATTTTTCTTTGATCGACACAGACCTACCTTTGAATCCATATTCAATTATTATATGTATGGAGGGAAAATCCGGCGCCCTGACCCTGTTCCCGATGATATCTTCTTAAGGGAGTTGGACTTCTATGAAATTGAAAAGGAAGTTGTGGACCTTTACAAGGACGAAGAGGGTTACATCCAAGAGAAAATGGAGCTTCCAGAAAACAAATGGAAACGAAAAATTTGGATGCTGATGGAATATCCAGAAACGTCACCATTTGCCTACGTTGTTGCAATTGTGTCGGttgttataacattattatcaATTGTGTTGTTCTGTGTTGAAACCCTACCCGGTCTTTCAGAAAAAGAGTGCATAGATGGACGGCCCAATTTCATGGAACCATTTTTCATAATGGAAACGGTATGTACCATATGGTTTACACTAGAAGTATTTGTTCGTCTTTTCTCGTGCCCAagtaaaatcaaatatttcaaagaCTTTAAAAATATTGTTGACATCACTGCTATTGTCCCATATTACGTTTCTCTGTCAAACCTCTTGGCGCCCGATGGTTGCAATAACGCTAGTTCTGGTGCTTCGCTCGCCTTTCTCAGGGTGGTGAGATTAGTGAGGATATTCAAATTGACCAAACATTCGGCAGGCTTACAGGTGTTGATTTTGACGTTCAAAGCAAGTATACAGGGCCTAATGTTATTCCTAGTGGCCATGGTGGTGTGTGTGCTTCTATTCTCCAGTGCGATTTATTATGCAGAACATGGAATTCCCGAAGCACAAATCAAGAGTATTCCTGACGGGTTTTGGTGGGCCGTCATCACGATGTGTACTGTGGGGTACGGGGACAAGGTCCCTGTTGGACCCCTTGGCAAAATTATAGGGAGCGTATGTGCTTTAGCTGGTGTGCTCACTCTAGCCATACCAGTACCGATCATTACggaaaatttcaacaaattctATGCACATAAAACTGGTAGATTAAGAATGTAG